A part of Deltaproteobacteria bacterium genomic DNA contains:
- a CDS encoding ATP-binding cassette domain-containing protein — translation MTELVSEQAPVLELSEVGKSFGEFKALSAINLKVSLGERVAVLGPSGSGKSTLIKLLAGSLEPSCGQVLVEGQDMATWNRRELRSYRRQLGLVEQSLDLVPQLSLHRNVVAGLLSNWSPWRIMLSLLWTTDKQEVAQMLEEVGLASRQFDSTHTLSGGEKQRVAIARALIHRPTILFADEPTSSLDPATAQTVMKLLIEEGQRHAQSMVLSTHWVSVVQPHVDRIIGLREGRLVLDVPAHEVTDSVLDELYAGHQERR, via the coding sequence ATGACTGAGCTCGTCAGTGAGCAGGCTCCTGTATTGGAGCTCTCTGAGGTTGGTAAATCGTTCGGTGAGTTCAAAGCTCTATCGGCAATCAATCTCAAAGTGTCACTTGGCGAGCGAGTCGCTGTTTTGGGTCCCAGTGGTAGTGGAAAGTCTACCCTGATTAAGCTTTTGGCAGGGTCTCTTGAGCCTTCTTGTGGTCAGGTCTTGGTCGAGGGCCAAGATATGGCCACATGGAACCGGCGCGAACTTCGTTCCTATCGTCGCCAGCTTGGTTTGGTCGAGCAAAGTTTAGACCTTGTCCCGCAATTATCCTTGCACCGAAATGTTGTCGCAGGCCTGCTCTCAAATTGGTCACCATGGCGCATTATGCTCTCTTTACTGTGGACCACGGATAAACAAGAGGTGGCGCAGATGCTTGAGGAAGTGGGTCTTGCATCCAGGCAGTTTGATTCCACACACACATTAAGCGGCGGTGAGAAGCAACGCGTGGCCATTGCTCGGGCGTTGATTCACCGGCCCACGATTCTCTTTGCAGATGAACCAACATCGTCTTTAGACCCGGCCACAGCACAAACAGTCATGAAGCTGCTTATCGAAGAGGGCCAGCGGCATGCGCAATCGATGGTTTTATCCACCCATTGGGTAAGCGTGGTTCAGCCACATGTTGACCGGATCATTGGCCTACGTGAAGGCAGGCTCGTTTTGGATGTGCCTGCTCATGAAGTAACCGACTCGGTGCTCGATGAACTCTACGCGGGGCACCAGGAGCGGCGTTGA
- a CDS encoding putative selenate ABC transporter substrate-binding protein, whose amino-acid sequence MKRSFVMNAYVASVLTLAMVACSPKAESEAPAKKVEDKPQAAAEKTVIRVTGIPDENPTELQRKNAPLVAYLSEELGTEVTYVPVTDYGAAVQALAAGQIDFAWLGGFTHVQARTMAGAVPLTMRGIDRDFKTVFIANAQSGVEKVEDIRGKTLSFGSKSSTSGHLMPRHFMKTQFSLDVAADLEGKPVFSGAHDATAKIVESGKVAAGALNKQVWDRMVTQEKVDTAKVKLIWTTPGYVDYVWTAGKEVDALLQDKFKKAFLKLDGTNEKHQAVLALQGAAKFVPAAPSDFDAIESVARETGLLK is encoded by the coding sequence ATGAAGAGAAGTTTCGTGATGAATGCATACGTGGCAAGTGTTCTTACCCTGGCCATGGTTGCTTGTAGCCCAAAAGCCGAATCAGAGGCTCCCGCCAAGAAGGTTGAAGACAAGCCTCAAGCAGCTGCCGAAAAAACAGTGATTCGGGTAACCGGTATCCCTGATGAGAATCCGACCGAACTTCAGCGTAAAAATGCACCACTTGTTGCCTATCTTAGTGAAGAACTCGGCACCGAAGTTACTTATGTCCCCGTCACCGATTACGGTGCAGCGGTTCAAGCTCTGGCTGCAGGGCAAATTGATTTTGCTTGGCTTGGTGGTTTCACCCATGTTCAAGCCCGAACCATGGCCGGCGCTGTGCCTTTGACCATGCGCGGAATCGATCGTGATTTTAAAACCGTATTCATTGCCAACGCGCAGAGCGGTGTTGAGAAAGTCGAAGATATTCGCGGTAAGACCCTGTCTTTCGGCTCAAAGAGCTCCACCTCGGGCCATCTGATGCCACGTCACTTTATGAAGACTCAGTTTAGTTTGGACGTAGCCGCCGATCTTGAAGGTAAGCCAGTTTTCAGCGGCGCCCATGATGCCACAGCGAAAATAGTTGAGTCGGGCAAAGTTGCTGCAGGTGCTTTGAACAAGCAGGTTTGGGATCGTATGGTCACTCAAGAAAAAGTTGATACAGCCAAGGTGAAGCTCATCTGGACCACACCTGGCTACGTTGACTACGTTTGGACCGCGGGCAAAGAAGTGGACGCGCTCCTACAAGACAAATTCAAGAAAGCCTTTTTGAAGCTCGATGGAACCAATGAGAAGCATCAAGCAGTATTGGCACTTCAGGGTGCGGCTAAGTTTGTACCGGCAGCGCCGAGTGACTTTGATGCGATTGAATCGGTTGCTCGTGAAACAGGACTTTTAAAGTAA
- a CDS encoding ABC transporter permease subunit → MPSDSVKPLSTREQPAGLRALVLSGFLIAWCLGGWGIGFEPGRLFQKDGLANALALFQGFTSPALDADFIRRIMELSVESFAIGFSGLGLALVIGIPLGIWGARLPALPEQSRKRSFVDFTAFVVRPASRTILTILRSIPEIIWAFLFVRILGLGPGPAVIAIGLSFAGIIGKLFAELMESAAPEPAMSLRRLGASPLGVALYGVLPQVRHQWVGYGLFRLECAIRSAAILGVVGAGGLGSEIDLSIRYFQYDKLATALLALLLCVILLEISSLILRRSRAYWSIGTIAVGALWGSLTLGVVWFDLFTAQAAKQLGVFLAGFSNPVLDFDFVWATTQAMLETVGMALFATMGASLLAFMMAPLGAWQILSMGYLQDAPNGATHQRLFALVFMAVRLIFQVFRAMPELVWALIFVVWIGAGPMAGMMAIGAHTIGIMGRLFGEVYEDIENHYPSTLEARGAGRLGAWAYGVLPQAMPQLLSFALFRFEVNIRATAMVGFVGAGGIGDEIHTAISLFHFRELATQLLVLLVVVSLIDALSSELRLRIMAR, encoded by the coding sequence ATGCCCAGTGACTCGGTAAAACCGCTTTCAACGCGGGAGCAACCTGCAGGCCTGCGTGCTCTGGTTTTGTCGGGTTTTCTCATCGCTTGGTGCTTGGGTGGTTGGGGCATCGGATTTGAGCCGGGGAGATTATTTCAAAAAGACGGTCTCGCCAATGCTCTTGCACTGTTTCAAGGCTTTACGAGTCCTGCATTGGATGCTGACTTTATCCGACGCATCATGGAGCTTAGCGTTGAGAGCTTTGCCATTGGCTTCTCAGGGCTCGGCTTGGCCCTTGTTATCGGTATCCCCTTGGGGATCTGGGGAGCGCGTTTACCGGCACTGCCTGAGCAATCCCGTAAGCGTTCATTCGTGGATTTCACGGCGTTTGTAGTTCGCCCGGCCTCACGAACCATCCTGACGATTTTACGCAGTATTCCCGAAATTATCTGGGCCTTTTTGTTTGTTCGCATTCTGGGATTAGGTCCCGGCCCGGCGGTCATTGCTATTGGGCTAAGTTTTGCCGGAATCATTGGTAAGCTTTTTGCGGAGCTGATGGAAAGTGCAGCGCCTGAGCCTGCAATGAGTCTACGACGTCTCGGGGCTTCCCCGCTGGGCGTAGCGCTTTATGGTGTCTTACCCCAAGTACGTCATCAATGGGTTGGGTATGGCCTTTTTCGTCTGGAATGCGCGATTCGAAGTGCGGCGATTTTAGGTGTGGTGGGTGCAGGAGGGCTTGGCTCTGAAATCGATTTAAGCATTCGCTACTTTCAATACGACAAGCTGGCTACGGCGCTCCTGGCACTGCTTCTCTGTGTTATTTTATTGGAGATTTCTAGCCTCATTTTGCGTCGGTCGAGAGCGTATTGGTCGATTGGTACCATCGCTGTCGGCGCTCTTTGGGGAAGCCTGACGTTAGGCGTTGTGTGGTTTGACCTTTTTACGGCCCAAGCAGCCAAGCAACTGGGCGTCTTTTTGGCGGGGTTTTCCAATCCAGTGCTTGACTTCGATTTTGTGTGGGCAACGACGCAGGCCATGCTCGAGACAGTAGGGATGGCACTCTTTGCAACCATGGGTGCATCGCTTTTAGCGTTTATGATGGCACCTTTGGGAGCTTGGCAAATCCTAAGTATGGGTTATCTGCAGGATGCACCCAACGGGGCAACCCATCAGCGGCTCTTTGCATTGGTGTTTATGGCAGTCCGGCTTATCTTTCAGGTTTTCAGAGCGATGCCTGAGCTCGTATGGGCGTTGATTTTTGTAGTCTGGATAGGAGCCGGTCCCATGGCGGGCATGATGGCCATTGGAGCCCATACCATCGGTATCATGGGCAGGCTCTTTGGCGAGGTTTACGAAGACATTGAAAACCACTACCCAAGCACCTTAGAGGCTCGGGGTGCGGGCAGGCTTGGAGCCTGGGCGTATGGTGTTTTACCGCAGGCGATGCCCCAGCTCTTATCATTCGCATTGTTTCGTTTTGAGGTGAATATTCGTGCTACAGCCATGGTTGGTTTTGTGGGCGCAGGCGGCATCGGTGATGAAATCCATACCGCCATCAGCCTCTTTCATTTTCGAGAGCTTGCCACTCAGCTTTTGGTCTTGCTGGTCGTGGTGAGCTTAATCGACGCTCTTAGTTCCGAACTGCGTTTGAGAATCATGGCTCGATGA